The Saccharomyces cerevisiae S288C chromosome VII, complete sequence genome includes a region encoding these proteins:
- a CDS encoding gag-pol fusion protein (Retrotransposon TYA Gag and TYB Pol genes; transcribed/translated as one unit; polyprotein is processed to make a nucleocapsid-like protein (Gag), reverse transcriptase (RT), protease (PR), and integrase (IN); similar to retroviral genes), producing MESQQLSNYPHISHGSACASVTSKEVHTNQDPLDVSASKIQEYDKASTKANSQQTTTPASSAVPENPHHASPQPASVPPPQNGPYPQQCMMTQNQANPSGWSFYGHPSMIPYTPYQMSPMYFPPGPQSQFPQYPSSVGTPLSTPSPESGNTFTDSSSADSDMTSTKKYVRPPPMLTSPNDFPNWVKTYIKFLQNSNLGGIIPTVNGKPVRQITDDELTFLYNTFQIFAPSQFLPTWVKDILSVDYTDIMKILSKSIEKMQSDTQEANDIVTLANLQYNGSTPADAFETKVTNIIDRLNNNGIHINNKVACQLIMRGLSGEYKFLRYTRHRHLNMTVAELFLDIHAIYEEQQGSRNSKPNYRRNPSDEKNDSRSYTNTTKPKVIARNPQKTNNSKSKTARAHNVSTSNNSPSTDNDSISKSTTEPIQLNNKHDLHLGQKLTESTVNHTNHSDDELPGHLLLDSGASRTLIRSAHHIHSASSNPDINVVDAQKRNIPINAIGDLQFHFQDNTKTSIKVLHTPNIAYDLLSLNELAAVDITACFTKNVLERSDGTVLAPIVKYGDFYWVSKKYLLPSNISVPTINNVHTSESTRKYPYPFIHRMLAHANAQTIRYSLKNNTITYFNESDVDWSSAIDYQCPDCLIGKSTKHRHIKGSRLKYQNSYEPFQYLHTDIFGPVHNLPKSAPSYFISFTDETTKFRWVYPLHDRREDSILDVFTTILAFIKNQFQASVLVIQMDRGSEYTNRTLHKFLEKNGITPCYTTTADSRAHGVAERLNRTLLDDCRTQLQCSGLPNHLWFSAIEFSTIVRNSLASPKSKKSARQHAGLAGLDISTLLPFGQPVIVNDHNPNSKIHPRGIPGYALHPSRNSYGYIIYLPSLKKTVDTTNYVILQGKESRLDQFNYDALTFDEDLNRLTASYHSFIASNEIQESNDLNIESDHDFQSDIELHPEQPRNVLSKAVSPTDSTPPSTHTEDSKRVSKTNIRAPREVDPNISESNILPSKKRSSTPQISNIESTGSGGMHKLNVPLLAPMSQSNTHESSYASKSKDFRHSDSYSDNETNHTNVPISSTGGTNNKTVPQTSEQETEKRIIHRSPSIDTSSSESNSLHHVVPIKTSDTCPKENTEESIIADLPLPDLPPEPPTELSDSFKELPPINSRQTNSSLGGIGDSNAYTTINSKKRSLEDNETEIKVSRDTWNTKNMRSLEPPRSKKRIHLIAAVKAVKSIKPIRTTLRYDEAITYNKDIKEKEKYIEAYHKEVNQLLKMNTWDTDKYYDRKEIDPKRVINSMFIFNRKRDGTHKARFVARGDIQHPDTYDSGMQSNTVHHYALMTSLSLALDNNYYITQLDISSAYLYADIKEELYIRPPPHLGMNDKLIRLKKSLYGLKQSGANWYETIKSYLIKQCGMEEVRGWSCVFKNSQVTICLFVDDMILFSKDLNSNKRIIAKLKMQYDTKIINLGESDDEIQYDILGLEIKYQRGKYMKLGMENSLTEKIPKLNVPLNPNGRKLGAPGQPGLYINQQELELEEDDYKMKVHEMQKLIGLASYVGYKFRFDLLYYINTLAQHILFPSKQVLDMTYELIQFIWNTRDKQLIWHKSKPVKPTNKLVVISDASYGNQPYYKSQIGNIYLLNGKVIGGKSTKASLTCTSTTEAEIHAISESVPLLNNLSYLIQELDKKPITKGLLTDSKSTISIIISNNEEKFRNRFFGTKAMRLRDEVSGNHLHVCYIETKKNIADVMTKPLPIKTFKLLTNKWIH from the exons atggaatcccaacaattatctaattacCCACATATATCTCATGGTAGCGCCTGtgcttcggttacttctaaggaagtccacacaaatcaagatccgttagacgtttcagcttccaaaattcaagaatatgataaggcttccactaaggctaactctcaacagacaacaacacctgcttcatcagctgttccagagaacccCCATCATGCCTCTCCTCAACCTgcttcagtaccacctCCACAGAATGGGCCGTACCCACAGCAGTGCATGATGACCCAAAACCAAGCCAATCCATCTGGTTGGTCATTTTACGGACACCCATCTATGATTCCGTATAcaccttatcaaatgtcgcctatgtactttccacctgggccacaatcacagtttccgcagtatccatcatcagttggaacGCCTCTGAGCACTCCATCACCTGAGTCAggtaatacatttactgattcatcctcagcggactctgatatgacatccactaaaaaatatgtcagaccaccaccaatgttaacctcacctaatgactttccaaattgggttaaaacatacatcaaatttttacaaaactcgaatctcggtggtattattccgACAGTAAACGGAAAACCCGTACGTCAGatcactgatgatgaactcaccttcttgtataacacttttcaaatatttgctcccTCTCAATTCCTACCTACCTGGGTCAAAGACATCCTATCCGTTGATTATAcggatatcatgaaaattctttccaaaagtattgaaaaaatgcaatctgATACCCAAGAGGCAAACGACATTGTGACCctggcaaatttgcaatataatggcagtacacctgcagatgcatttgaaacaaaagtcacaaacattatcgacagactgaacaataatggcattcatatcaataacaaggtcgcatgccaattaattatgagaggtctatctggcgaatataaatttttacgctaCACACGTCATCGAcatctaaatatgacagtcgctgaactgttcttagatatccatgctatttatgaagaacaacagggatcgagaaacagcaaacctaattacaggagaaatccgagtgatgagaagaatgattctcgcagctatacgaatacaaccaaacccaaagttatagctcggaatcctcaaaaaacaaataattcgaaatcgaaaacagcCAGGGCTCACAATGTATCCACATCTAATAACTCTCCCAGCACGGACAACGATTCcatcagtaaatcaactactgaaccgattcaattgaacaataagcaCGACCTTCATCTT GGCCAGAAACTTACTGAATCTACAGTAAATCATACTaatcattctgatgatgaactccctggacacctccttctcgattcaggagcatcacgaacccttataagatctgctcatcacatacactcagcatcatctaatcctgacataaacgtagttgatgctcaaaaaagaaatataccaattaacgctattggtgacctacaatttcacttccaggacaacaccaaaacatcaataaaggtattgcacactcctaacatagcctatgacttactcagtttgaatgaattggctgcagtagatatcacagcatgctttaccaaaaacgtcTTAGAACGGTCTGACGGCACTGTACTTGCACCTATCGTGAAatatggagacttttactgggtatctaaaaagtacttgcttccatcaaatatctccgtacccaccatcaataatgtccatacaagtgaaagtacacgcaaatatccttatcctttcattcatcgaatgcttgcgcatgccaatgcacagacaattcgatactcacttaaaaataacaccatcacgtattttaacgaatcagatgtcgactggtctagtgctattgactatcaatgtcctgattgtttaatcggcaaaagcaccaaacacagacatatcaaaggttcacgactaaaataccaaaattcatacgaaccctttcaatacctacatactgacatatttggtccagttcacaacctaccaaaaagtgcaccatcctatttcatctcatttactgatgagacaacaaaattccgtTGGGTTTATCCATTACACGACCGTCGCGAGGACTCTATCCtcgatgtttttactacgatactagcttttattaaaaaccaGTTTCAGGCCAGTGTCTTAGTTATACAAATGGACCGTGGTTCTGAGTATACTAACAGAACTctccataaattccttgaaaaaaatggtataactccatgctatacaaccacaGCGGATTCCCGAGCACATGGAGTCGCTGAACGGCTGAACCGTACCTTATTAGATGACTGCCGTACTCAACTGCAATGTAGTGGTTTACCGAACCATTTATGGTTCTCTgcaatcgaattttctactattgtgagaaattcactagcttcacctaaaagcaaaaaatctgcaagacaacatgctggcttggcaggacttgatatcagtactttgttacctttcggtcaacctgttatcgtcaatgatcacaaccctaactccaaaatacatcctcgtggcaTCCCAGGCTACGCTCTACATCCGTCtcgaaactcttatggatatatcatctatcttccatccttaaagaagacagtagatacaactaactatgttattcttcagggcaaggaatccagattagatcaattcaattacgacgcactcactttcgatgaagacttAAACCGTTTAACTGCTTCATATCATTCGTTCATTGCGTCAAATGAGATCCAAGAATCCAATGATCTTAACATAGAATCTGACCATGACTTCCAATCCGACATTGAACTACATCCTGAGCAACCGAGAAAtgtcctttcaaaagctgtgagTCCAACCGATTCCACACCTCCGTCAACTCATACTGAAGATTCGAAACGTGTTTctaaaaccaatattcgcgcacccagagaagttgaccccaacatatctgaatctaatattcttccatcaaagaagagatctagcaccccccaaatttccaatatcgAGAGTACCGGTTCGGGTGGTATGcataaattaaatgttcctttacttGCTCCCATGTCCCAATCTAACACACATGAGTCGTCGTACGccagtaaatctaaagatttcagacacTCAGACTCGTACAGTGACAATGAGACTAATCATACAAACGTACCAATATCCAGTACGGGTGGtaccaataataaaacTGTTCCGCAGACAAGCGAACAGGAGACtgagaaaaggattataCACCGTTCACCTTCGATCGATACTTCCTCATCAGAAAGTAATTCACTACACCACGTCGTTCCTATCAAAACGTCAGATACCTGTCCTAAGGAGAATACAGAGGAATCTATAATTGCTGATCTTCCACTTCCCGATCTGCCTCCAGAACCTCCTACCGAATTATCAGACTCCTTTAAAGAACTTCCACCGATCAATTCTCGTCaaactaattccagtttgggtggtattggtgactctaatgcctatactactatcaacagtaagaaaagatcattagaagataatgaaactgaaattaaggtatcacgagacacatggaatactaagaatatgcgtagtttagaacctccgagatcgaagaaacgaattcacctgattgcagctgtaaaagcagtaaaatcaatcaaaccaatacgGACAACCTTAAGATACGATGAGGCAATCacctataataaagatattaaagaaaaggaaaaatatatcgaagcataccacaaagaagtcaaccaactattgaaaatgaatactTGGGACACTgacaaatattatgacagaaaagaaatagaccctaaaagagtaataaattcaatgtttatcttcaacaggAAACGTGACGGTACTCAtaaagctagatttgttgcaagaggtgaTATTCAGCATCCTGACACTTACGACTCAGGCatgcaatccaataccgtacatcactatgcattaatgacatccctgtcacttgcattagacaataactactatattacacaattagacatatcttcggcatatttgtatgcagacatcaaagaagaattatacataagacctccaccacatttaggaatgaatgataagttgatacgtttgaagaaatcactttatggattgaaacaaagtggagCGAACTGGTacgaaactatcaaatcatacctgataaaacagtgtggtatggaagaagttcgtggatggtcatgcgtatttaagaatagtcaagtaacaatttgcttattcgttgatgatatgatattgttcaGCAAGGACTTAAATTCgaataaaagaattataGCAAAACTCAAGATGCAATACGATACCAAGATTATAAATCTAGGTGAAAGcgatgatgaaattcaataCGACATCCTTGgcttagaaatcaaatatcaaagaggtaaatacatgaaattaggtatggaaaactcattaactgagaaaatacccaaattaaacgtacctttgaaTCCAAACGGAAGAAAACTTGGTGCCCCAGGCCAACCAGGTCTCTATATAAACCAGCAAGAACTAGAgctagaagaagatgattacaaaatgaaggtacatgaaatgcaaaagctGATAGGTCTAGCatcatatgttggatataaatttagatttgacctattatactacatcaacacacttgcacaacatatactatttcCGTCCAAGCAAGTGTTAGATATGACATATGAATTGATACAGTTCATATGGAATACGAGAGATAAGCAATtaatatggcacaaaaGCAAACCTGTTAAGCCAACAAATAAATTAGTTGTTATAAGCGATGCCTCGTATGGTAACCAACCGTATTATAAATCACAAATTGGcaacatatatttacttaatggaaaagtaattggaggaaagtccACCAAGGCTTCATTAACATGTACTTCAACTAcggaagcagaaatacacgcAATAAGTGAATCTGtcccattattaaataatctAAGTTACCTGATACAAGAACTCgacaagaaaccaattacCAAAGGATTACTAACCGACAGTAAATCTACAAtcagtataattatatccaataatgaagagaaatttagaaacagattttttggtactaAAGCAATGAGACTgagagatgaagtatcaggAAATCATCTGCACGTATGCTATATcgaaaccaaaaagaatattgcaGACGTAATGACcaaacctcttccgataaaaacattcaaactattaacaaacaaatggattcattag
- a CDS encoding gag protein (Retrotransposon TYA Gag gene co-transcribed with TYB Pol; translated as TYA or TYA-TYB polyprotein; Gag is a nucleocapsid protein that is the structural constituent of virus-like particles (VLPs); similar to retroviral Gag): MESQQLSNYPHISHGSACASVTSKEVHTNQDPLDVSASKIQEYDKASTKANSQQTTTPASSAVPENPHHASPQPASVPPPQNGPYPQQCMMTQNQANPSGWSFYGHPSMIPYTPYQMSPMYFPPGPQSQFPQYPSSVGTPLSTPSPESGNTFTDSSSADSDMTSTKKYVRPPPMLTSPNDFPNWVKTYIKFLQNSNLGGIIPTVNGKPVRQITDDELTFLYNTFQIFAPSQFLPTWVKDILSVDYTDIMKILSKSIEKMQSDTQEANDIVTLANLQYNGSTPADAFETKVTNIIDRLNNNGIHINNKVACQLIMRGLSGEYKFLRYTRHRHLNMTVAELFLDIHAIYEEQQGSRNSKPNYRRNPSDEKNDSRSYTNTTKPKVIARNPQKTNNSKSKTARAHNVSTSNNSPSTDNDSISKSTTEPIQLNNKHDLHLRPETY; the protein is encoded by the coding sequence atggaatcccaacaattatctaattacCCACATATATCTCATGGTAGCGCCTGtgcttcggttacttctaaggaagtccacacaaatcaagatccgttagacgtttcagcttccaaaattcaagaatatgataaggcttccactaaggctaactctcaacagacaacaacacctgcttcatcagctgttccagagaacccCCATCATGCCTCTCCTCAACCTgcttcagtaccacctCCACAGAATGGGCCGTACCCACAGCAGTGCATGATGACCCAAAACCAAGCCAATCCATCTGGTTGGTCATTTTACGGACACCCATCTATGATTCCGTATAcaccttatcaaatgtcgcctatgtactttccacctgggccacaatcacagtttccgcagtatccatcatcagttggaacGCCTCTGAGCACTCCATCACCTGAGTCAggtaatacatttactgattcatcctcagcggactctgatatgacatccactaaaaaatatgtcagaccaccaccaatgttaacctcacctaatgactttccaaattgggttaaaacatacatcaaatttttacaaaactcgaatctcggtggtattattccgACAGTAAACGGAAAACCCGTACGTCAGatcactgatgatgaactcaccttcttgtataacacttttcaaatatttgctcccTCTCAATTCCTACCTACCTGGGTCAAAGACATCCTATCCGTTGATTATAcggatatcatgaaaattctttccaaaagtattgaaaaaatgcaatctgATACCCAAGAGGCAAACGACATTGTGACCctggcaaatttgcaatataatggcagtacacctgcagatgcatttgaaacaaaagtcacaaacattatcgacagactgaacaataatggcattcatatcaataacaaggtcgcatgccaattaattatgagaggtctatctggcgaatataaatttttacgctaCACACGTCATCGAcatctaaatatgacagtcgctgaactgttcttagatatccatgctatttatgaagaacaacagggatcgagaaacagcaaacctaattacaggagaaatccgagtgatgagaagaatgattctcgcagctatacgaatacaaccaaacccaaagttatagctcggaatcctcaaaaaacaaataattcgaaatcgaaaacagcCAGGGCTCACAATGTATCCACATCTAATAACTCTCCCAGCACGGACAACGATTCcatcagtaaatcaactactgaaccgattcaattgaacaataagcaCGACCTTCATCTTAGGCCAGAAACTTACTGA
- the TIF4631 gene encoding translation initiation factor eIF4G (Translation initiation factor eIF4G and scaffold protein; subunit of the mRNA cap-binding protein complex (eIF4F) with eIF4E (Cdc33p) and eIF4A (Tif1p/Tif2p); stimulates the ATPase and helicase activities of eIF4A synergistically with eIF4G; required with eIF4E for Ded1p-mediated stimulation of mRNA recruitment during 48S preinitiation complex (PIC) assembly; association with Pab1p mediates poly(A) tail-stimulated translation; role in assembly of PET region in biogenesis of 60S ribosomal subunit) → MTDETAHPTQSASKQESAALKQTGDDQQESQQQRGYTNYNNGSNYTQKKPYNSNRPHQQRGGKFGPNRYNNRGNYNGGGSFRGGHMGANSSNVPWTGYYNNYPVYYQPQQMAAAGSAPANPIPVEEKSPVPTKIEITTKSGEHLDLKEQHKAKLQSQERSTVSPQPESKLKETSDSTSTSTPTPTPSTNDSKASSEENISEAEKTRRNFIEQVKLRKAALEKKRKEQLEGSSGNNNIPMKTTPENVEEKGSDKPEVTEKTKPAEEKSAEPEVKQETPAEEGEQGEKGQIKEESTPKVLTFAERLKLKKQQKEREEKTEGKENKEVPVQEETKSAIESAPVPPSEQVKEETEVAETEQSNIDESATTPAIPTKSDEAEAEVEAEAGDAGTKIGLEAEIETTTDETDDGTNTVSHILNVLKDATPIEDVFSFNYPEGIEGPDIKYKKEHVKYTYGPTFLLQFKDKLNVKADAEWVQSTASKIVIPPGMGRGNRSRDSGRFGNNSSRGHDFRNTSVRNMDDRANSRTSSKRRSKRMNDDRRSNRSYTSRRDRERGSYRNEEKREDDKPKEEVAPLVPSANRWVPKFKSKKTEKKLAPDGKTELLDKDEVERKMKSLLNKLTLEMFDAISSEILAIANISVWETNGETLKAVIEQIFLKACDEPHWSSMYAQLCGKVVKELNPDITDETNEGKTGPKLVLHYLVARCHAEFDKGWTDKLPTNEDGTPLEPEMMSEEYYAAASAKRRGLGLVRFIGFLYRLNLLTGKMMFECFRRLMKDLTDSPSEETLESVVELLNTVGEQFETDSFRTGQATLEGSQLLDSLFGILDNIIQTAKISSRIKFKLIDIKELRHDKNWNSDKKDNGPKTIQQIHEEEERQRQLKNNSRSNSRRTNNSSNRHSFRRDAPPASKDSFITTRTYSQRNSQRAPPPKEEPAAPTSTATNMFSALMGESDDEE, encoded by the coding sequence ATGACAGACGAAACTGCTCACCCGACACAATCTGCTTCAAAGCAGGAATCTGCTGCTCTGAAACAGACAGGCGATGACCAGCAGGAATCTCAGCAACAACGTGGCTACACCAACTACAACAATGGTAGCAACTATACCCAAAAGAAGCCttacaacagcaacagaCCTCATCAGCAAAGAGGTGGTAAATTTGGACCAAACAGATATAACAACCGTGGCAACTATAATGGTGGCGGTAGTTTCAGAGGTGGACACATGGGAGCCAACAGCTCAAACGTGCCATGGACTGGTTACTATAATAACTACCCCGTTTACTACCAGCCCCAGCAAATGGCGGCCGCTGGTAGTGCCCCTGCTAATCCAATTCCTGTCGAAGAGAAGTCACCTGTTCCAACTAAGATAGAAATCACTACCAAGTCTGGTGAACACTTAGATTTGAAAGAACAGCATAAAGCCAAGCTACAGTCTCAGGAAAGATCTACTGTGTCTCCGCAACCAGAGTCAAAGTTAAAAGAAACTTCTGATTCTACTTCTACTTCTACTCCAACTCCTACCCCTTCCACTAATGACTCTAAGGCCAGttctgaagaaaatatatctgaagctgaaaagacaagaagaaatttcatCGAGCAAGTTAAACTTCGTAAAGCTGctttagaaaagaagagaaaggaGCAACTTGAAGGTTCTAGTGGCAACAATAATATTCCAATGAAGACTACCCCAGAAAATGTGGAAGAGAAGGGATCGGACAAACCTGAGGTAACCGAAAAAACCAAGCCTgctgaagaaaaatctGCTGAGCCAGAAGTTAAGCAAGAAACTCCAGCTGAAGAAGGTGAACAAGGAGAAAAGGGCCaaataaaggaagaatCCACTCCAAAGGTGTTAACCTTTGCTGAACGTttgaagttgaagaaacaacaaaaagaacgagaagaaaaaacgGAGGGGAAGGAAAACAAGGAAGTGCCAGTACAGGAAGAGACTAAGAGCGCCATCGAGTCTGCTCCTGTGCCTCCCAGTGAACAGgttaaagaagaaactgaGGTCGCCGAAACCGAACAGTCAAACATTGATGAATCTGCAACAACTCCGGCTATCCCTACTAAATCTGATGAAGCTGAAGCTGAAGTTGAGGCTGAAGCAGGTGATGCTGGAACAAAGATTGGACTTGAAGCTGAAATCGAAACTACAACTGATGAAACTGATGATGGTACAAACACCGTTTCTCACATATTGAATGTATTGAAAGATGCTACACCAATTGAAGatgtcttttcttttaactATCCAGAAGGTATTGAAGGTCCTGATATCAAATACAAGAAAGAACACGTCAAATATACATATGGCCCAACTTTCTTGCTTCAATTTAAGGACAAACTAAACGTCAAAGCGGACGCCGAATGGGTCCAAAGCACTGCTTCTAAAATTGTCATTCCACCAGGAATGGGCAGAGGAAATAGATCTAGAGATTCTGGCAGATTCGGCAATAATTCTAGTCGTGGCCATGACTTTAGAAATACCTCAGTGAGAAATATGGATGACAGAGCTAATTCAAGAACTTCATCAAAGAGAAGATCAAAGAGAATGAATGACGACAGGAGATCTAATAGATCTTATACATCAAGAAGAGACCGCGAGAGAGGCTCCTACagaaatgaagagaaaagagAGGACGATAAACCAAAGGAAGAAGTTGCTCCACTTGTTCCAAGTGCTAATAGGTGGGTGCCAAAATTCAAGTCTAAAAAGACTGAAAAGAAGCTAGCCCCTGACGGAAAGACCGAACTATTGGACAAGGATGAAGTTGAAAGAAAGATGAAGTCACTACTGAATAAACTTACTTTGGAAATGTTCGATGCTATTTCATCTGAAATTTTGGCTATTGCAAACATATCAGTATGGGAAACAAATGGTGAAACGTTAAAGGCTGTGATAGAACAGATTTTCTTAAAGGCCTGTGACGAACCCCATTGGTCTTCTATGTACGCGCAATTATGTGGTAAAGTAGTTAAAGAATTAAACCCAGATATAACAGATGAAACTAATGAAGGTAAGACAGGTCCAAAATTGGTTTTGCATTACTTGGTTGCTAGATGTCATGCCGAATTTGACAAGGGTTGGACCGATAAATTACCCACAAACGAAGATGGTACTCCATTAGAACCTGAGATGATGTCAGAAGAGTACTATGCAGCTGCTTCTGCTAAGAGAAGAGGTTTAGGTTTGGTTCGTTTCATCGGTTTCCTATACCGTCTGAATCTGTTGACTGGAAAGATGATGTTCGAATGTTTCCGTAGACTAATGAAGGATTTGACGGATTCTCCATCTGAAGAAACTCTAGAGTCCGTTGTTGAATTGTTAAATACTGTTGGTGAACAATTTGAGACCGATAGTTTCAGAACGGGTCAAGCAACATTGGAGGGTTCGCAATTGCTCGATAGTTTGTTCGGTATTTTAGACAATATTATTCAAACTGCTAAGATTTCTAGTAGAATCAAGTTCAAGTTGATCGACATTAAAGAATTAAGGCACGACAAGAACTGGAACAGTGATAAGAAGGACAACGGTCCTAAGACCATTCAACAGATTCATGAGGAAGAGGAGAGACAACGTCAATTGAAGAATAATTCAAGATCTAATTCAAGACGTACGAACAACTCCAGTAATAGACACTCTTTCAGAAGGGACGCTCCTCCTGCATCAAAAGATAGCTTTATCACAACCAGAACATATTCTCAAAGAAATAGCCAAAGGGCTCCTCCTCCAAAGGAAGAACCAGCTGCACCAACTTCTACCGCAACAAATATGTTCAGTGCATTAATGGGAGAAAGTGATGACGAAGAGTAA